The Methylomarinum vadi genome has a window encoding:
- the pheA gene encoding prephenate dehydratase: MTAIIPLSELRKRIDEIDRQILELINQRANYAMEVAKTKIAEGETGTFYRPDREALVLRRIKQLNPGPFSDDTSVRFFRELMSACLALEKPLEVAYLGPQGTFTQQATFKHFGHAVKDIAVPTINDIFKTVENGHCQFGVVPVENSTEGVVAHTLDRFMTSSLQICGEVEIRVHQNLMGRMESLQDITEVFSHQQSLAQCRQWLSAYLPGIECTAVSSNAEAARLAAKNPNKAAIAGAVASELYDLNILEKNIEDDSNNTTRFIIIGHQQPSSTGFDKTSILVSTGNQPGALYKILAPFAEYGISMAHIESRPSRQGLWDYVFFIDLNGHRDDENVAKALKVLEQHVHLLKVLGSYPKAVI, translated from the coding sequence ATGACGGCTATCATTCCCTTATCAGAGTTGCGGAAAAGAATCGATGAGATTGATCGACAAATTCTCGAGTTGATCAATCAGCGAGCTAACTATGCGATGGAAGTCGCCAAGACCAAAATCGCCGAAGGTGAAACCGGTACCTTTTATCGCCCGGATCGCGAAGCCTTGGTGTTGCGCCGCATCAAGCAATTGAATCCGGGGCCTTTCTCGGACGACACCTCGGTACGTTTTTTCCGTGAACTGATGTCGGCTTGTTTGGCTCTGGAAAAGCCGTTGGAAGTCGCTTACCTGGGGCCGCAAGGGACGTTCACGCAACAGGCGACTTTCAAGCATTTCGGCCATGCCGTCAAAGATATTGCCGTACCGACCATTAACGATATTTTCAAGACCGTGGAAAACGGCCATTGTCAATTTGGCGTGGTGCCTGTGGAAAATTCCACCGAGGGTGTCGTCGCCCATACTCTGGACCGCTTCATGACATCCTCGCTGCAAATCTGCGGCGAAGTCGAGATTCGGGTGCATCAGAACTTGATGGGCAGGATGGAAAGCCTACAGGACATTACCGAGGTGTTTTCGCATCAACAGTCGTTGGCCCAATGCCGGCAATGGTTGAGCGCTTATCTGCCCGGTATCGAATGTACCGCCGTCAGCAGCAATGCCGAGGCGGCGCGGCTAGCCGCCAAGAATCCCAACAAGGCGGCCATCGCAGGGGCGGTTGCCTCTGAGTTGTATGATTTGAATATCCTGGAAAAAAATATCGAGGACGATTCCAACAATACCACTCGTTTTATCATCATCGGACATCAGCAACCGTCTTCGACCGGTTTCGATAAGACTTCGATTCTGGTGTCGACCGGCAATCAGCCGGGCGCGTTGTATAAAATTCTGGCGCCGTTCGCCGAATACGGCATTAGTATGGCACATATCGAATCCCGTCCTTCCCGACAAGGGTTGTGGGATTATGTGTTTTTTATCGATTTAAACGGCCATCGTGACGATGAAAATGTCGCTAAGGCACTCAAAGTGTTGGAGCAACACGTCCATTTGTTGAAAGTTCTCGGTTCCTATCCCAAGGCCGTCATTTAA
- the serC gene encoding 3-phosphoserine/phosphohydroxythreonine transaminase, which produces MARIYNFSAGPSALPEEVLSQARDEMLDWQGTGMSVMEMSHRGKHFMAIAEALRQDLRELMAIPDNYKIALMQGGATAQFAFIPQNILRGKKKACYVKTGAWSNKAIKEAGKYCQVQIAASSEDSRYTTIPERDSWNIDPDAAYLHYTSNETIHGVEFSDVPDTGDLPLVVDMSSNILSRPVDVGQFGLIYAGAQKNMGPAGVTVVIIREDLVGHADASVPGVFDYKQQIDNDSMLNTPATYNWYLLGLVLQWLKRQGGVAAIEQQNIRKAEKLYRAIDNSSLYSNPVDPACRSRMNVPFVLADSNLDKEFLALAEKNGLATLKGHRSVGGMRASIYNAMPEAGVDALIEFMAEFERTH; this is translated from the coding sequence ATGGCGCGGATTTATAACTTTAGTGCGGGACCTTCGGCGTTGCCCGAAGAAGTGTTGTCACAGGCGCGTGACGAAATGCTGGACTGGCAGGGCACAGGGATGTCGGTCATGGAGATGAGTCATCGCGGTAAGCATTTCATGGCGATTGCCGAAGCATTACGACAGGATTTACGGGAGCTGATGGCGATTCCCGACAATTACAAGATCGCCCTGATGCAGGGCGGGGCAACGGCGCAGTTTGCCTTTATTCCCCAGAACATTCTGCGAGGCAAAAAAAAGGCCTGTTATGTCAAGACCGGTGCCTGGTCGAACAAGGCCATCAAAGAGGCCGGAAAGTACTGCCAAGTGCAAATTGCGGCCAGTTCGGAAGACTCGCGATACACGACCATACCGGAACGAGACAGCTGGAATATCGATCCTGACGCGGCCTATTTGCACTATACCTCGAATGAAACAATCCACGGTGTCGAGTTTTCCGATGTGCCCGATACGGGCGATTTGCCGTTAGTGGTGGATATGTCGTCGAATATTTTGTCGCGGCCGGTCGATGTCGGTCAATTCGGCTTGATTTATGCCGGCGCGCAAAAAAACATGGGGCCTGCCGGCGTCACCGTCGTCATTATCCGCGAGGATTTGGTCGGCCATGCCGACGCTTCGGTACCGGGCGTATTCGATTATAAGCAGCAAATCGATAACGATTCGATGTTGAATACGCCGGCGACATACAATTGGTATTTGTTGGGTCTCGTGTTGCAGTGGTTGAAACGGCAGGGCGGAGTAGCGGCCATCGAGCAGCAAAATATCCGTAAGGCCGAAAAACTTTATCGAGCGATCGATAACTCCTCGCTATATAGCAATCCGGTCGATCCTGCTTGCCGTTCGCGTATGAATGTGCCTTTCGTGCTTGCCGACAGTAACTTGGACAAGGAGTTTTTGGCTCTAGCCGAAAAAAATGGTTTGGCGACCTTGAAGGGACATCGTTCGGTTGGCGGCATGCGCGCCAGTATCTACAATGCAATGCCGGAGGCCGGTGTTGATGCTCTGATCGAGTTTATGGCTGAATTCGAAAGAACCCATTAA
- the gyrA gene encoding DNA gyrase subunit A → MTDFAKEIIPVNLEDEMKQSYLDYAMSVIVGRALPDVRDGLKPVHRRVLFAMSELGNDWNKPYKKSARVVGDVIGKYHPHGDTAVYDTIVRMAQPFSMRYMLIDGQGNFGSVDGDSPAAMRYTEVRMARISHELLADLDKETVDFVPNYDESEAEPAVLPTRVPTLLVNGSSGIAVGMATNIPPHNLGEIISGCLALIENDDLSIADLMKIIPGPDFPTAGIINGASGIFQAYSTGRGRIYLRARCHFEDIGDSGRQAIVATELPYQVNKARLLEKIAEMVKEGKLEGISGLRDESDKDGMRMVIELRRGEVPEVVLNNLYKQTQLQTVFGINMVALHNGRPHCLNLKEILNAFIDHRREIVTRRTIYNLRKARERAHVLEGLAVALANIDEMIELIKTSANPAEAKVGLLSRTWNAGLVTSLLERADADRSRPEDLAPEFGLVDGVYRLSETQAQAILDLRLHRLTGLEQDKIVNEYKDLLRLIDEYLEILGSDARLMEVIREELEVIKEQYGDDRRTEIVQDYLNLTAEDLITEEDVVVTMSHEGYVKSQPLADYKAQRRGGRGKSATATKQQDFVEKLVIANTHDTILCFSSLGKVYWLRVFNLPVASRASRGKPFVNLLPLEQGEKINAMLTVREYSDNRYVFMATTSGTVKKTPLKEFERQRSNGKIAIDLRDNDRLVGVAITDGEQKVMLFSSDGKAVCFEEQDVRPMGRTAAGVRGIKLQPGQKVISLIIATEGMVLNITENGYGKRTRLEEFTCHKRGGQGLIAIQTSERNGAVVGAVLVNDNDEIMLITNGGTLVRTRVNEISIVGRNTQGVTVIRPDDDEKVVGVDRIEGLPGEDEEGLQADEADITGDQD, encoded by the coding sequence ATGACAGACTTCGCTAAAGAAATTATTCCCGTCAATCTCGAAGACGAGATGAAACAATCCTATCTCGACTATGCCATGAGTGTCATCGTCGGTCGAGCGCTTCCCGATGTCAGAGACGGATTGAAGCCGGTTCATCGTCGTGTTCTCTTTGCCATGAGCGAGCTGGGCAATGACTGGAACAAGCCCTATAAAAAGTCGGCGCGTGTGGTGGGCGATGTGATCGGTAAATACCACCCGCATGGCGACACCGCGGTCTATGACACGATCGTCAGGATGGCTCAGCCTTTTTCCATGCGCTATATGCTTATCGATGGTCAAGGCAACTTCGGATCCGTCGATGGCGATTCGCCGGCGGCGATGCGTTATACCGAAGTGCGCATGGCCAGGATCTCGCACGAATTACTGGCCGATCTGGATAAGGAAACGGTCGATTTCGTGCCTAACTACGACGAATCGGAAGCGGAGCCGGCCGTATTGCCGACCCGTGTACCTACCTTGCTGGTCAATGGTTCCTCCGGTATCGCCGTGGGTATGGCCACCAATATACCTCCGCATAATCTCGGCGAAATTATTTCCGGTTGTCTGGCCTTGATCGAAAACGACGACTTGAGCATTGCCGACTTGATGAAAATTATTCCAGGCCCCGATTTTCCGACCGCCGGCATCATCAACGGAGCTTCGGGTATTTTTCAGGCCTACAGCACCGGGAGAGGAAGAATTTATCTGCGCGCCCGCTGTCATTTCGAAGACATCGGCGATAGCGGGCGTCAGGCGATTGTCGCCACCGAATTGCCTTACCAAGTCAACAAGGCTCGCCTGTTGGAAAAGATTGCCGAAATGGTCAAGGAAGGTAAATTGGAAGGCATTTCCGGCTTGCGCGATGAATCCGACAAGGACGGTATGCGCATGGTCATCGAATTGCGCCGGGGCGAAGTGCCGGAAGTGGTGTTGAACAATCTGTACAAACAGACTCAACTGCAGACGGTATTCGGCATCAATATGGTGGCCTTGCACAACGGCCGCCCCCATTGCCTGAATCTGAAAGAGATTCTCAATGCTTTTATCGACCATCGCCGCGAAATCGTCACCCGACGAACCATTTACAACCTGCGGAAGGCGCGCGAGCGGGCGCATGTGTTGGAAGGCCTCGCGGTGGCGTTGGCCAATATCGATGAAATGATCGAGTTGATCAAGACCTCGGCCAATCCGGCGGAAGCCAAAGTCGGCTTGTTGTCCAGGACCTGGAATGCCGGCCTGGTGACATCGTTGTTGGAAAGAGCCGATGCCGACCGCTCCAGGCCGGAGGATCTGGCGCCGGAATTCGGTCTGGTCGATGGCGTCTATCGCCTCTCCGAGACCCAGGCCCAGGCCATCCTCGATTTGCGCCTGCATCGTTTGACCGGCTTGGAGCAGGATAAAATCGTCAATGAGTATAAGGACTTGCTGCGATTAATCGACGAGTATCTGGAAATTCTCGGTAGCGATGCGCGGCTAATGGAAGTCATTCGCGAGGAACTGGAAGTCATTAAGGAGCAATATGGCGATGACAGGCGCACCGAGATCGTTCAGGATTATCTGAACCTGACGGCCGAAGATCTGATTACCGAGGAAGATGTGGTCGTGACGATGTCGCATGAAGGCTATGTTAAATCGCAGCCGTTGGCCGATTATAAGGCGCAGCGCCGCGGCGGGCGCGGCAAATCGGCCACGGCGACCAAGCAACAGGATTTTGTCGAAAAACTGGTTATCGCCAATACCCACGATACGATCTTGTGCTTTTCTTCGTTGGGCAAGGTTTATTGGTTACGGGTGTTTAACCTACCGGTCGCCAGCCGGGCATCGCGCGGCAAACCGTTCGTCAATCTGCTGCCTTTGGAGCAAGGGGAAAAGATTAACGCCATGCTGACGGTCAGGGAATATAGCGACAACCGCTATGTCTTCATGGCGACGACATCCGGTACGGTGAAGAAAACTCCGCTGAAAGAGTTTGAGCGGCAGCGGAGTAACGGTAAAATTGCCATCGATTTACGCGATAACGATAGATTGGTTGGCGTCGCGATAACCGATGGCGAACAGAAAGTGATGTTGTTCAGCAGCGACGGTAAGGCGGTTTGCTTCGAAGAGCAGGATGTCAGGCCGATGGGGAGAACGGCGGCGGGTGTGCGGGGTATTAAACTACAACCGGGACAGAAGGTTATTTCCCTGATCATCGCCACCGAAGGCATGGTGCTGAATATCACCGAAAACGGCTATGGCAAACGAACCCGGTTGGAAGAATTTACCTGTCACAAGCGGGGAGGCCAGGGCTTGATCGCCATTCAGACCAGCGAGCGCAATGGTGCGGTGGTCGGTGCGGTGCTGGTCAACGATAATGATGAAATCATGTTGATTACCAATGGCGGTACATTGGTTCGTACTCGAGTCAATGAGATTTCTATCGTGGGCAGAAATACTCAAGGGGTGACAGTGATTCGCCCTGATGACGATGAAAAAGTCGTGGGCGTCGATCGTATCGAAGGCTTGCCCGGAGAAGATGAAGAGGGGCTTCAAGCAGACGAGGCCGATATTACAGGAGATCAAGACTGA
- a CDS encoding dienelactone hydrolase family protein, which translates to MAIVANTVGYLDGDVLLEGYFAYDDSSEEKRPAVLISHAWGGRDEFVAAKARKLAELGYLGFALDMYGKGVSGSGPEENAILMRPFMEDRAKLQRRINAALYAVKLMPWVDDRKIAAIGFCFGGLCVLDLARSGADIAGVVSFHGLLGAPDNIDKPQIKGKVLVLHGHDDPMAPPEQVAALQQELTASGADWQVHVYGNTMHAFTNPVANDPGFGTVYQPLADNRSWQSMRNFLAEVFA; encoded by the coding sequence ATGGCAATCGTTGCAAATACCGTCGGCTACCTTGACGGCGATGTATTATTGGAAGGTTATTTCGCTTACGATGATTCGAGCGAGGAAAAGCGTCCGGCCGTATTGATCAGTCATGCCTGGGGCGGACGCGATGAATTTGTGGCGGCCAAGGCAAGAAAATTGGCGGAGCTCGGGTATTTGGGATTCGCCCTCGATATGTATGGAAAGGGTGTTTCGGGGTCGGGACCCGAGGAAAATGCCATATTGATGCGGCCCTTCATGGAAGACAGAGCAAAGCTGCAAAGGCGCATCAATGCGGCGCTCTATGCGGTTAAATTGATGCCTTGGGTGGATGACCGTAAAATTGCGGCGATCGGTTTTTGTTTCGGCGGTTTGTGCGTGCTGGATTTGGCGCGTTCCGGTGCCGATATCGCAGGGGTGGTCTCTTTCCACGGTTTGTTGGGGGCGCCCGACAACATCGACAAGCCGCAGATCAAAGGCAAAGTGCTGGTTTTGCATGGTCATGACGACCCCATGGCGCCGCCCGAGCAAGTAGCCGCATTGCAACAGGAGTTGACCGCGTCCGGCGCCGACTGGCAGGTCCATGTCTATGGCAATACCATGCATGCCTTCACCAACCCGGTGGCCAATGACCCCGGTTTCGGTACGGTCTATCAACCGCTTGCCGATAATCGCTCCTGGCAAAGCATGAGAAACTTCCTGGCCGAAGTGTTTGCGTAA
- a CDS encoding Dabb family protein, with protein MKKRSLSLLVWLAAMLLFPTHNAVAESDGKISHVVLVWLKESGNQQIRHEFVQASQQLNGLPGVVNRHVGVVVPSDRVIVDDTFDVAITVTLENKKALQAYIQHPKHKKILEQQLKPLVNRVVAYDFMSE; from the coding sequence ATGAAAAAAAGATCATTGTCTCTGCTAGTTTGGCTGGCCGCCATGCTGCTTTTCCCAACGCACAATGCGGTCGCGGAATCCGATGGAAAAATCAGTCATGTGGTTTTGGTTTGGTTGAAGGAGTCGGGTAACCAGCAAATACGACATGAATTCGTCCAAGCCAGCCAGCAACTGAACGGGTTGCCGGGCGTCGTCAATCGTCATGTTGGCGTTGTTGTTCCCAGCGACCGGGTGATTGTCGATGATACCTTCGATGTTGCCATTACCGTGACGTTGGAAAATAAAAAAGCTTTGCAAGCGTATATTCAGCATCCCAAACATAAAAAAATTCTGGAACAGCAACTTAAACCGCTGGTTAATCGTGTCGTTGCTTATGACTTTATGTCGGAATGA
- a CDS encoding low molecular weight protein-tyrosine-phosphatase: MNKIRVLFVCMGNICRSPTAQGVFQALLAQKELEDRFEIDSAGTHAYHINEAPDLRAQKAARERGIDLGRIRARKVIFGDFEDFDYLLAMDDDNFQILMEACPDEHKSKIKYLMDFAPHIGEREVPDPYYGGKYGFERVLDMVEEASLGFLNSLQQQGHIE; the protein is encoded by the coding sequence ATGAATAAAATCAGAGTACTCTTTGTTTGCATGGGAAATATTTGTCGGTCGCCCACCGCCCAAGGTGTTTTTCAGGCCTTGTTGGCACAAAAGGAATTGGAAGATCGGTTCGAAATTGATTCCGCTGGAACACATGCCTACCATATCAACGAAGCGCCGGATCTGCGGGCGCAAAAAGCCGCCAGGGAGCGAGGCATCGATTTAGGGCGTATCCGGGCGAGGAAGGTGATTTTTGGAGATTTCGAGGATTTTGATTATCTGTTAGCCATGGACGATGATAATTTCCAGATTCTGATGGAAGCCTGCCCTGACGAGCATAAATCGAAGATCAAATATTTGATGGATTTTGCTCCGCATATTGGCGAACGCGAAGTGCCCGATCCTTATTATGGTGGTAAATACGGATTTGAACGGGTACTGGATATGGTCGAAGAAGCCTCGCTGGGTTTTTTAAATTCATTACAACAACAAGGGCATATAGAATGA